tttgaatatgttaccaagtctttgaaatttgtagacagtatcttaaaccttacccatctgatcggattatacataaatagacagattaatttggcctaaaatcgttattaaaactttgacagccttttttaataaaacttaagATCGGCCAACGAGatgccgataaggccgtgcgacagagagtagaaccattaagtcatgcgcatttcatgagaaaaacgtgcacatttcaccagtttatggcattgtccaattgccgaaggtttctgcaaCAAACGTAGAAGTACcgaaaagtaattgtttcttttttgccgatttcaaagtaactgacattttggacacttataatgagcactttggtattccaactgatgtccaaagcagtaaaagtaaagggaatgacaaTGAtgtttttctaacgattcttataagctCATTACgatgtttaattataagaataattattcgattttataagatttaattataagaatagtcatTTGAATTtgcaagatcgaagtatatagtgaccgatgttgggcaatatgttactgttattattttttctaaataatcttgttaaatagattttctaaaaatctatataaatatcacaacatcttgatattggttgctatgacgttttgaaatgtaaacaaaattgtgcattggtattctattattactgtattaataaaattagttattctaataatatcagtgcattttacttctaatattgaatttttcctattgcagggggaaggtataaacatataaacttttcctttcattattgctctACTCTATGTTGTACATagtaacacccagtacattacagcgaccctattgtcatatatatatatatatatatatatatatatatatatatatatatatatatatatatatatatatatatatatatatatatatatataatacaagaaacgccttcggcaggtcttacggagccagctcaatgccaagaaccaaatcacagcaataaatacctacgcactgccagtaataagatatccagcaggcataataaagtggactgaggaagccatcaaagaaacagatatagcaactcgtaaactgctgaccatgcatggagcactccacccaaaatctgatactactagattgtatcttgataggaaagatggcggtaggggactcaaaagtgtacagcagacagtgaaagaggaggagcaaagcatcaaagcatatgcagcctccatgaccatttcagataagttgctagctgaatttcaatcggctgctcttacaacggacctacgccctgatgatgaggaaattgactggcatacgaaacctcttcatggtgcttaccaccaacaaatatctaaggttggcgatcttcaccagacatatatgtggctgaacaaaggaaacctaacggccaatacagagtcgctaatcatggcagcccaggagcaagtgctctcaacaaggcaactccaaacgaaaatctatcacactagagacgatcctagatgcagactgtgcaaagatgcacctgagaccatccaacacatcatcagtggatgcaggcagctagcagggaacgcatacactgagcggcataatcatgtcgcaggtattgtgtatagaagactatgtgatgagtatggccttaataaaccacaacactggtgggaagctcctggtaaggtgaatgaaaatgaccgcgctaagatcctctgagacttctacatccaaactgacaagcatgtcctagcaaaccaaccagatatagtggtggtagacaaggagaacaagagggctactataatagatatagcagtacccaatgactacaatatagccagcaaagaaaaagaaaaggtagagaaatatctccctcttggagaagaaattgaaaaatgctggaatgtaagaacaactgtaatcccagtagtcattggggcactgggcgcaataacaccggcgcataaaatgtggcttgcccaaataccaacaacaatcaactcaggtgagttgcagaaaagtgcgctattgggaacagctacgatcttgaggcgagtgctcaaactcccaggtctctggtaggagacccgagttagagcagaatttaccacccatacggagtatccggggtgaggaaacaattttttttataataacaactgtaatcccagtagtcattggggcactgggagcaataacaccagcgcataaaatgtggcttgcccaaataccaacaacaatcaactcaggtgagttgcagaaaagtgcgctattgggaacagctaaaatcttgaggcgagtgcttaaactcccaggtctctggtaggtgacccgagttagagcagaatttaccacccatacggggtatccggggtgaggaaacaattttatatatatatatacactgtatatatatatattccgacgtgatgtacatgtatatgctgaatatatataatattcagcctctttatatattatatataatatatacatataatggtaaaataaataactaactAAAAGATAATTATTTACATAAAGCTAATAAAGAGTGTTCAACATGGAAGTGTTAAAGCGGGGCGCTATCATCCTCTATGATTAGTTTGAGGAACAGTGTGTACTTAGCCTTCAGCCTGTCAATTGCGAAGATCTAGCCTTTCCTCTCATCAGGTTGTATTCTTTCAGAGTACAAATTGATGAAAGCTCCTGTCTTGGAAGCTGAGGAGAGCTAAAAGTTAGGTACACACTATTCCTCACACTAAATTAAATATACCCTGACTACATGTATACAACTATTGATAAGCATTCTCTGGAATGTAAATGTAAATCCGTAGATAGGCATACTCTATCACAGTGGTGGTCAAACTTTTTTAGCTAGTGAGCCAAATTTTAGAAATCAAGCAGTCAGGTGGGCAAAAGGTTTTTAGCTTTTATCACTAAATGTATTTCCACATAAAACAATAGTGACACAAGCAATGAACAATATTTATTCTACTTTTAAACAGagtataaactattataaatgaTGCGTATACACTAAAATACATCAAAAATATGCAATTATACATACACTAATGTAGTTTACACAAAGTACAGATTTACACAAAAATTCTAATGACTGTAATGGAATGGTTTTTAGCCtccaaaatgtttttgtagtcTGGTTCCATCTGGGGACGTGCTAATCTCATTGATTGATGAAGGTGGTCTTACATGAACGCAGGTCGTTGCCTACATGTAGATTTGATGAGGTTCGTCTTGGACAATGCCGACTGGCATAGATATGtgatgaaaatattgtatacagcCAAAGTGCTAGCTGAGTCATGTTAGGATACAATACCTCTGTTGCAGCTGTTGTCCAAAACTATGGGGTCAAGATGTTCTATGTAGCTTGCAGGTCACACAGCTCCGTCTGCATGGCAGCAGACTGATGAGTCTATAGGAAGTTCACTTATGGCCAATGCCCATTTACCATTTATACCAGCAATCAAATGCACTTTTATGAGCTGGGTCAATCTTTCTATCTTGTCAAAGTTACTAACGGCCTTGAAAATCCCTGACTCAGGCTGTTGATATGGTCACAGCACCGTTGGACATCAGTGTCCAACTCTTTCATCTCACAATAACTTTAGGCAAGTAAAGGGCAGCATATCTGCTCGAAAGTcactttttaataataatagctgCAAACCAAATGGCTTCACAGCTGATTGAAGGTCAACAAATGGTTTACCCTTCCCTTACAGTTTCAAATTGAGTGTGTTGAGGTTTTCGTAGATGTCAACCAGGATAGTCATATCAGCCATGCCTTCTTCACTTTTTAGCATGTTAACAAACATCTCAGCGCTTCAGTCACATGTTTCAAGAAACGCAGGCAAGTCTTTTCGTAACTGTCATATTCTCAAGAGAGCATTTCCTCTACTGAGCTAATGCACATCGGAGGTGAGAAGCTCATCACACTGGGAATCGCTATCTCTTAGAAGCTGTCTTAGTTTCCTGTGATGAAGTGCAAATATGCTTTTGAGGTAGTTGATCATCTTCATTGCGTCTGCCATCAACATGAGGACATCTTCATGGATATTGCCGCACAGCAGTGTTTGATGGATTATGCGATGGAAGGCTAGCAGTTTTGGCTGACTCATTTTTAACTGCCCTAACAATCCCCGTTCCTTGCCAGTCATTGCAGGTGCCCTGTCAGTGGTAAAAAAGCACGGTTGGTAGAATACAGTCCTGCTTCTCTTAGTTTCTCTAAAGCAACTGTATGTATTGGAGAACAGGTTGTGTCTCCTTCAATGCCAATAATGCTCACTCTTCTACAAATCTTTCTCAATTAAAGTATCTACAAATCACGGGTTTTGCAAATATTAGAAACAAAAACCACATTTTATGAGCAGCTAGCATATGACGCAGCTGTCTGTATTCAACACATTTTTGTATTTCACAACGACGTCCATAAAAATTACAGcaaaattgtatttttgtataacatatcatgaaaacaaaaatatatttacatgatAAATATGGTTAGTTGTGCCGCATCCACAATATCTGTTGACTCATCTAGGGCTAACGAATATTATTGTGCATTATGCACTTCTGCATGTACAATGTAGTTGCCATACTAGGTGACTAGCTAATTCATCTGTAACCTGTACATGCTTGCTGAAATAATGCGCCTATTGCAGCTTGTCAACAATGTCTTTTTGTCAGGAAACCCCGTCTTTGCAGCTTCAAACGTGCAAGACTTTACTTGACAAGCACGACTGTATGCTGTCACAGCTTCTGCAAGCGACCTTGACACGACTGTATGCTGCCACAGCTTCTGCAAGCGATCTTGACACGACTGTATGCTGCAACAGCTTCTGCAAGCGACCTTGACACGACTGTATGCTGCCACAGCTTCTGCAAGCGACCTTGATATGACTGCATGCTGCCACAGCTTCTGCAAGCAATCTTGACACGACTGTATGCTGCCACAACTTCTGCAAGCGATCTTGACACGACTGTATGGTACCACAGCTTCTGCAAGCGATCTTGACACGACTGTATGCTGCCACAACTTCTGCAAGCGATTTTGACACGACTGTATGCTGCCACAGCTTCTGCAAGCGATTTTGACCAGACTGTATGCTGCCACAGCTTCTGCAAGCGATTTTGACACGACTGTATGCTGCCACAGCTTCTGCAAGCGACCTTGACACGACTGTATGCTGCCACAGCTTCTGCAAGCGACCTTGATACGACTGCATGCTGCCACAGCTTCTGCAAGCAATCTTGACACGACTGTATGCTGCCACAGCTTCTGCAAGCAACCTTGACACGACTGTATGCTGCCACAGCTTCTGCAAGCAATTTTGACACGACTGTATGCTGCCACAGATTCTGCAAGCGATTTTGACACAACTGTATGCTGCCACAGCTTCTGCAAACGATTTTGACACGACTGTATGCTGCCACAGCTTCTGCAAGCAATTTTGACACGACTGTATGCTGCCACAGCTTCTGCAAGCGATCTTGACACGCAGGAAGCCTCTGTAGCTCTTTTTTTAGTGAAGTGAAGTTTTGTAACATTCTATTTTCTGTGACATGATTGTCATTCTCAAACTATCAACTTCATCTTTTCCTGCTTGAGAACCTGGTGGAAACATGTGATCAAACTTCTCTCCATGGTTAGAATTGCAGTGTCTCTGAATGTTATTTTTCTTGATAAAATCAACTGTATCATGGCATATCAAGCACTGAAATTTAGCATAACACACCATAAAAAGAAACTCAATCATCCAGtcatcattaaatattttaatagcagACTGAACTTCTGCATTTTTGCTGCTCTAACCATTATCAGTATGTCCATTTACGGATTCATAGAAATGTATGTAACAAAACTGAGTTGTCAGCATATTTATAGGTAATCCACAGGAAGTTACTAGCCGATGAAATGCTGatgttattacatgtataagtaGTACTTTACTAAATGAGTCATGCAGAAAGAGGTGTATCTCAATGacatgctgatgcaatgtgaagCACAGTATTTAAAAACTCTGTATATTCATGTATAACTATATTTGGTCAAAACATTATGTTGTGTAATGCAGAATTTTCGAATGCTTACAACAATTTTACAGCACTAAGTTATACAGAACAAATCCAGTGAAGTTCACAAACTATTTCATCCGTAAAATTTAACACAAGCGAGTGGGCCATTCCAAATAGTCAAGTTGGCCACATTTGGCCTACGAACCATGGTTTGGCCACCTCTGCTCTAGCTTATACATGGAGCTGTATATACACTGTTGGCTCACACTCTTAGCTGTAACAATTTAGTTTACATCTGTAACTGTACAAATTTTAGGCTTAGAGTATGGAATCGGCATATACGTGTCTCATATCGACTTAGGCTCACAGGCTGATCTCAAAGGGTTATGCAGAGGCGATCGCATCCTTCGAATAAATGGACACAACTTGAAGTATGCCCTTCAAAGAGAAGCTCTGACGCTTATGCTGTCAAGAAGAGATGCTACTTTAGTTGTCAAACACAGTGGCAAACTGCCTTACTTTGAGTGAGTCTCGCAGTTTTTCCTCTTTCGCTTCATTCAAAAGACTCTGTTGCCACGCTCTAATTTTTGCTTCTGACTGCAGTTGAAATTGTTGCTGACACGATACAGCATGTGTTTATACGTCAGAATTCGTTTATGTCAGCCATGGAGATAAATATAGGGTGTGATAGAATAATCGGGCAGGTGTAAGATTGTATATAAATGCTTGGTTTAGTCAGGCTTCTGTTGAATGCTAGCCTGAGTTCTGTTTCTAGTGACGAGACGAGCCAGCTTGTGTGGAAGGAGGTGGGAGATACTCATGAAGATACTCCTACACCAAAAGGCAAGGGAAAGAGATATCACAAGCTACCAGACTCTGTATGTGGAACAGTAACAGATTTTTAGTAGTTGCTAGCTGCAAGCTCTGCATTGCCTCGgatttctttcattttcaaataGCCTGAAGCACATGTGTAAATTTTCAATGCAAACTGCTACATGACTTTCACAACAACAATTCATGATCACATTCATTGAGGGCAAATATCCTTAATGTACGCGAAGGTACAGTCTTAGGTTTCTACtcagaggctggttctcaggaaacGGTTGAAGTTTTGAAACTAAGTCTTTTTGGCAATCTGGTTGACGGCGCGACTTATATGTGTGTGAAGTTTTGCCAACAAATCGcccaaaaaatgtgaaaatagaTATAGTTTACGCAGACtaacacacatgcatgcacgcaCCCCACATGTCACATTCATAtgcacatacatgcacacaccACACATGCCACATACATAGgcacatacatgcacacaccACACATGTCACATATATacgcacatgcatgcacacacctCACATgtcacatacatacacacatgcgtGCACGCACCCCACATgccacatacatacacacatgcatgcacacacctCACATGTCACATACATACACAAATTCATGCACACACGTCACATgccacatacacacatacatgcacacacatgcacacacacacacgcacgcacgcacgcacgcacgcacacacacacatatggcatagtagaaatatatatatggatatgaCTAATCTATATGTGGAGTTTTAAATTACATCAGTAGGTATGTTATGGCAAGTGTTACATTATTGTTGTGAGTTATTGCTATTGCTGCACTTTGAGGTTCACCACTGAGTGCTGAATGCAAGAATGTTTTACAGTTAAACCCCCAAATAAACATTACACAAATAGCTCAAACTCGTTTGGGAAGGGAAAATGTGCACCTTTGCTCTTTG
Above is a window of Watersipora subatra chromosome 3, tzWatSuba1.1, whole genome shotgun sequence DNA encoding:
- the LOC137390544 gene encoding harmonin-like — its product is MQKEVYLNDMLMQCLEYGIGIYVSHIDLGSQADLKGLCRGDRILRINGHNLKYALQREALTLMLSRRDATLVVKHSGKLPYFDDETSQLVWKEVGDTHEDTPTPKGKGKRYHKLPDSGSKLSQRLINKIDNDKTVEVVRASSLSGPIEGIQTRFGLLIESVTPGSSCSKLGISKGDEIVELNGITLMGKSVLQERVHVVEERVCGIGGRVQSRRECM